A DNA window from Amycolatopsis sp. DSM 110486 contains the following coding sequences:
- a CDS encoding PQQ-binding-like beta-propeller repeat protein, protein MVDEPCRHDGLHRRAFFGLAAGAVAAPALATLLGAAPAGATPGRPGRKFTFAAVSDTHVNTTSPQSTTWLTQVYASIARRDPDLVLHCGDITDTGLPDEYEQYGKVLPAALRGKIHYSPGNHETRWDPSAKEEFHSHFGPTPYSFDAGGVHFVGFDPTQVLQEPGHYGPAGLDWLERDLSRVHRDTPVVLFQHFPFGNQFYYVDDQPAVLDVLAEHNLRGVIAGHVHREDVTRFNGLTQVTLNAVRNGPIYYWAEKTTAADGTAVLDVRRVTVAADGTDTEAPFATVPLTGGGQGREQRPRYVHVGKVSGGSLPVEVRASATPQVGVQPYPQAVFGGTSPGAWQSLAGSGDRWTGSVDVSALAPGRQRLQVRVNAADGSWWEQVALFTVPAVAGDPVDRWQQQLSGSVQGGVTLADARSGLVLAASSAGEVTALRRGGHREWRTQLGPVYRRPAVHGTLAFVPSADHHLYALDVRNGRRVWAFDAKAPVVSAPLVSTVDGNEQIVFSAGQALFAVGTDGRRRWSVPARGFSSGQAASDGERVYTSAADGYARAHDARTGKELWAYQMVSGVENRVALYSGWDAVVALGGDVVVLATVSSAIALDRATGALRWTVAGSAMYAPALIVGTSVLLTTEWGVLTRVDLATGKPLWTTNLALRVFNAGVAISDGTAWVLTVDGKVIGVRLADGARLGWLQQSLVYTFGRPVIDGRTLVAGDQNGVVHGISLP, encoded by the coding sequence ATGGTCGACGAGCCCTGCCGGCACGATGGATTGCACCGAAGGGCGTTTTTCGGGCTCGCCGCGGGGGCGGTGGCGGCTCCGGCGCTGGCCACGTTGCTCGGCGCCGCGCCGGCGGGCGCCACGCCCGGCCGGCCGGGCCGCAAGTTCACGTTCGCCGCCGTGTCGGACACGCACGTGAACACCACGAGCCCTCAGTCGACCACCTGGCTCACGCAGGTGTACGCCTCGATCGCGCGCCGTGACCCCGACCTCGTGCTGCACTGCGGCGACATCACCGACACCGGCCTGCCCGACGAGTACGAGCAGTACGGCAAGGTGCTGCCCGCCGCGCTGCGCGGGAAGATCCACTACTCGCCGGGAAACCACGAGACGCGGTGGGACCCGTCGGCCAAGGAGGAGTTCCACAGCCACTTCGGCCCGACGCCGTACTCGTTCGACGCCGGCGGTGTCCACTTCGTCGGCTTCGACCCGACGCAGGTGCTGCAGGAGCCCGGGCACTACGGGCCCGCCGGCCTCGACTGGCTCGAGCGCGACCTGAGCCGCGTGCACCGGGACACGCCGGTGGTGCTGTTCCAGCACTTCCCGTTCGGCAACCAGTTCTACTACGTCGACGACCAGCCGGCGGTGCTCGACGTGCTGGCGGAGCACAACCTGCGCGGTGTCATCGCGGGCCACGTGCACCGCGAGGACGTCACCCGGTTCAACGGGCTCACGCAGGTGACGCTGAACGCCGTGCGCAACGGCCCGATCTACTACTGGGCCGAGAAAACGACGGCCGCCGACGGCACCGCCGTGCTCGACGTGCGGCGGGTCACCGTCGCTGCGGACGGGACCGACACCGAGGCGCCGTTCGCGACCGTGCCGCTGACCGGCGGCGGGCAGGGTCGCGAGCAGCGGCCGCGATACGTCCACGTGGGCAAGGTTTCCGGCGGCTCGCTGCCGGTCGAGGTGCGCGCGTCGGCCACGCCGCAGGTCGGCGTGCAGCCGTACCCGCAGGCTGTATTCGGCGGCACGAGCCCCGGCGCGTGGCAGTCGCTCGCGGGTTCGGGCGACCGCTGGACCGGCAGCGTCGACGTCTCGGCGCTGGCGCCGGGGCGGCAGCGGCTTCAGGTGCGCGTGAACGCGGCCGACGGCAGCTGGTGGGAGCAGGTCGCGCTGTTCACGGTGCCCGCGGTGGCCGGCGACCCCGTCGACCGGTGGCAGCAGCAGCTCTCGGGTTCGGTGCAGGGCGGCGTGACCCTCGCGGACGCGCGCAGCGGCCTGGTGCTCGCCGCTTCGTCGGCTGGTGAGGTGACCGCGTTGCGGCGCGGCGGCCACCGTGAGTGGCGTACGCAGCTCGGCCCGGTGTACCGGCGTCCGGCGGTACACGGGACGCTGGCTTTCGTCCCTTCGGCCGACCACCACCTGTACGCGCTGGATGTCCGGAATGGACGGCGGGTGTGGGCGTTCGACGCCAAGGCTCCGGTCGTCAGCGCGCCACTGGTCTCCACTGTGGACGGAAACGAACAGATCGTGTTCTCCGCCGGACAGGCGTTGTTCGCGGTCGGGACCGACGGCCGCCGCCGCTGGTCCGTGCCCGCGCGCGGGTTCTCGTCCGGTCAGGCCGCGAGCGACGGCGAGCGCGTGTACACCTCGGCGGCCGACGGTTACGCGCGGGCACACGACGCGCGGACAGGCAAGGAATTGTGGGCTTACCAGATGGTGTCCGGTGTCGAGAACCGGGTCGCGCTGTACAGCGGGTGGGACGCCGTGGTGGCGCTCGGGGGTGACGTGGTCGTCCTGGCCACGGTTTCGAGTGCGATCGCGCTCGACCGGGCCACGGGTGCGCTGCGCTGGACGGTGGCCGGGAGCGCGATGTACGCGCCCGCGCTGATCGTCGGCACCAGTGTGCTGCTGACCACGGAGTGGGGTGTGCTGACCCGCGTGGACCTCGCCACGGGGAAACCGTTGTGGACGACGAACCTCGCGCTGCGCGTGTTCAACGCCGGTGTCGCGATCAGCGACGGCACGGCGTGGGTCCTGACAGTCGACGGCAAGGTGATCGGCGTGCGGCTCGCCGACGGCGCCCGGCTGGGCTGGCTGCAGCAGAGCCTCGTCTACACCTTCGGCCGCCCGGTGATCGACGGCCGGACGCTCGTGGCCGGCGATCAGAACGGTGTCGTGCACGGGATTTCCCTCCCCTGA
- a CDS encoding FAD-dependent monooxygenase, translated as MRNVLVSGAGIGGPTLAYWLHRAGFSVTVVERSPGLREGGQAVDVRGVALDVVDRMGLGEQVRAMRTRMRGMSVVDGSGTELFRSEEHTYSSGRLDSPDVELVRDDLVSLLYKATEHDVEYIFDDSVTALDQDEHGVRVEFERGGFRTFDLVVGADGLHSAIRRLAFGPEERFAQHLGQYLAIFPAPNVLGLDNWQVWFRDAETGGAVYPVRDNTELRVTLGFGSPPLSYDHRDVLAQKEIVAKQLAGTGWEVPRLLSEMAGAPHFYFDAMQQIHLDSWSAGRVTLLGDAGYCASPLSGQGTSLALVGAYVLADELARHDDHTAAFAAYETRLRPFVAANQALATENPGGPAAEESVDRAKNAISLTYCADRY; from the coding sequence ATGCGTAACGTCCTCGTCTCCGGCGCCGGCATCGGCGGCCCGACGCTGGCCTACTGGCTCCACCGGGCCGGGTTCTCCGTGACCGTGGTCGAGCGCTCGCCCGGCCTGCGGGAGGGCGGGCAGGCGGTCGACGTGCGCGGGGTGGCGCTCGACGTGGTCGACCGGATGGGGCTCGGCGAGCAGGTGCGCGCGATGCGGACGCGGATGCGCGGAATGTCCGTGGTGGACGGTTCCGGCACCGAGCTGTTCCGCTCGGAGGAGCACACCTACAGCAGCGGCCGCCTGGACAGCCCCGACGTGGAGCTGGTCCGCGATGACCTGGTTTCCCTGCTGTACAAGGCAACCGAGCACGACGTCGAGTACATCTTCGACGATTCCGTCACCGCACTGGACCAGGACGAGCACGGCGTGCGCGTGGAGTTCGAGCGCGGCGGCTTCCGCACGTTCGACCTCGTCGTCGGCGCCGACGGTCTGCACTCCGCCATCCGGCGGCTGGCGTTCGGCCCGGAGGAGCGGTTCGCGCAGCACCTCGGGCAGTACCTGGCGATCTTCCCGGCGCCCAACGTCCTCGGCCTCGACAACTGGCAGGTCTGGTTCCGCGACGCGGAGACCGGCGGCGCCGTCTATCCGGTGCGGGACAACACCGAACTGCGGGTCACGCTCGGGTTCGGTTCGCCGCCGCTGTCGTACGACCACCGCGATGTTTTGGCGCAGAAGGAAATTGTCGCGAAGCAGCTGGCCGGCACGGGCTGGGAGGTGCCGCGTCTGCTGTCTGAAATGGCCGGTGCGCCCCACTTCTACTTCGACGCGATGCAGCAGATCCACCTCGACTCTTGGAGTGCCGGCCGGGTGACGCTGCTCGGGGACGCGGGCTACTGCGCGTCGCCGCTCTCGGGCCAGGGCACCAGCCTCGCGCTCGTCGGTGCGTACGTGCTCGCCGACGAGCTCGCCCGCCACGACGACCACACAGCCGCGTTCGCCGCCTACGAGACCCGGTTGCGGCCGTTCGTCGCCGCGAACCAGGCGCTGGCGACGGAGAACCCCGGCGGTCCGGCGGCCGAGGAGTCGGTGGATCGCGCCAAAAACGCGATCAGTCTCACGTACTGTGCCGATCGTTACTAA
- a CDS encoding TetR/AcrR family transcriptional regulator C-terminal domain-containing protein, producing the protein MAEQRYLEIAAELRRRITDGELVPGAKVPSTRRIAVEWGVATATAAKALAALGQEGLVRAEPRSGTVVAGRKAEPKARPRPPGLSRERVVRTAITIADEEGLAALSMRGVAARLGVAAMAPYRYVAGRDELVLLMADAAFGERGYPARLSGDWRARLELTGRTLWSLYRRHPWLAQLSPITRPLPLANLATHAEQALSALDGFGLSATQLCDLHVLFFSYIQGIAIHLERERHAAGTSGLTEDEWLATQAPGHTAIMAGGRHPVFTRMLTTLEEDGYDLDLDELFELGLRSLLDGVALRLT; encoded by the coding sequence ATGGCCGAGCAGCGCTACCTGGAGATCGCCGCGGAGCTGCGCCGCCGGATCACCGACGGGGAGCTCGTGCCGGGCGCGAAGGTGCCGTCGACACGCCGGATCGCCGTCGAGTGGGGCGTCGCGACGGCCACCGCGGCCAAGGCGCTCGCCGCGCTCGGCCAGGAAGGGCTGGTGCGAGCCGAACCGCGGTCCGGAACCGTCGTCGCAGGCCGGAAGGCCGAGCCGAAGGCCCGCCCGCGGCCGCCGGGCCTCTCGCGCGAGCGGGTCGTGCGGACGGCCATCACGATCGCCGATGAGGAGGGGCTGGCCGCGCTGTCCATGCGGGGAGTGGCGGCGCGGCTCGGTGTCGCGGCGATGGCGCCGTACCGCTACGTCGCCGGGCGCGACGAGCTGGTACTGCTCATGGCCGACGCGGCGTTCGGCGAACGCGGTTACCCCGCGCGCCTTTCAGGCGACTGGCGAGCGCGGCTCGAGCTCACCGGGCGCACACTGTGGTCGCTGTACCGGCGGCACCCGTGGCTCGCGCAGCTGTCGCCGATCACGCGGCCGTTGCCGCTGGCCAACCTGGCCACGCACGCGGAGCAGGCGCTTTCGGCGCTCGACGGCTTCGGCCTGTCCGCGACGCAGCTGTGCGACCTGCACGTGCTGTTCTTCAGCTACATCCAGGGCATCGCCATCCACCTCGAACGCGAGCGGCACGCGGCCGGCACGTCCGGGCTGACCGAGGACGAGTGGCTGGCCACTCAGGCGCCCGGCCACACGGCGATCATGGCGGGCGGCCGCCACCCCGTCTTCACGCGGATGCTGACGACGTTGGAAGAGGACGGCTACGACCTGGATCTCGACGAGCTGTTCGAGCTCGGCCTGCGCTCGCTGCTCGACGGCGTCGCACTGCGGCTGACATGA
- a CDS encoding alcohol dehydrogenase catalytic domain-containing protein — protein MTGTMRAAQVQQAGGPFVQVELPIPEPKPNQVRVKVHTCGVCGGEIIPRMALFGTKLPRVPGHEIAGVVDAVGDAVTLWKVGDKVGVGWSGGVDFTCEYCRRGDFVNCDSRTITGTSFDGGYAEYMVAPEDAVARIPEGLSFEEASPLMCAGITAFNALRHAKAGPGDLVAVQGVGGVGHLAVQFANKMGFRTVAINRGRTKEELARKLGADEYIDSNEGSVGESLKKMGGASVILGTVDRAEMQSELMNGIRPNGQVIVLEGQNPIQVTGHTLADYRLNLSGWYSGVARDSEDTLNFSVLRGIRPVYEVFPLEKAEEAYQHMPKANIRVVLKIAD, from the coding sequence ATGACAGGGACAATGCGCGCGGCTCAGGTTCAGCAAGCGGGCGGCCCGTTCGTGCAGGTCGAACTGCCGATCCCCGAGCCGAAGCCCAACCAGGTGCGGGTGAAGGTGCACACGTGCGGCGTGTGCGGCGGTGAGATCATCCCCCGGATGGCCCTGTTCGGCACCAAGTTGCCGCGGGTGCCCGGGCACGAGATCGCGGGTGTCGTCGACGCGGTCGGCGACGCCGTGACCCTGTGGAAGGTCGGCGACAAGGTCGGGGTCGGCTGGTCCGGTGGCGTCGACTTCACGTGTGAGTACTGCCGCCGCGGTGACTTCGTCAACTGTGACAGCCGCACGATCACGGGCACGTCCTTCGACGGCGGTTACGCCGAGTACATGGTCGCCCCCGAGGACGCGGTCGCCCGTATCCCCGAAGGCCTCTCGTTCGAAGAGGCGTCGCCGCTGATGTGCGCCGGCATCACCGCCTTCAACGCGTTGCGCCATGCAAAGGCCGGCCCCGGCGATCTCGTCGCCGTGCAGGGTGTGGGCGGCGTCGGCCACCTCGCCGTCCAGTTCGCCAACAAAATGGGCTTCCGCACCGTCGCGATCAACCGCGGCCGCACCAAGGAAGAGCTGGCCCGCAAGCTCGGCGCGGACGAGTACATCGACAGCAACGAAGGCAGTGTCGGCGAGTCCCTGAAGAAGATGGGTGGCGCGTCGGTGATCCTCGGCACCGTCGACCGCGCCGAGATGCAGTCGGAGCTGATGAACGGCATCCGCCCCAACGGCCAGGTGATCGTGCTCGAAGGCCAGAACCCGATCCAGGTCACCGGCCACACGCTGGCGGACTACCGGCTGAATCTCTCCGGCTGGTACAGCGGCGTCGCCCGCGACAGCGAGGACACGCTGAACTTCTCCGTGCTGCGCGGCATCCGGCCGGTGTACGAGGTCTTCCCGCTGGAGAAGGCCGAGGAGGCCTACCAGCACATGCCGAAGGCCAACATCCGCGTCGTGCTCAAGATCGCGGACTGA
- a CDS encoding SDR family NAD(P)-dependent oxidoreductase, which produces MNLSGKVALVTGSSKGLGRAIVLRLAEQGADVVINYSRDASAAEEVKKAAEAHGVKALVHAADVSQVDGIVDLYDAAVAEFGKIDIVVANAGMEKVNIPVTDVTEEDFDLLFRVNTKGPYFVLREAARRIADGGRIITISSNTTTVPQLGVGLYGTSKMATGYLVKVLAMELGPRRVTVNTVVPGPIDGAGIFTDPANDDYKRSLIEMVPIGRLGTTEDVAGVTAFLAGDEAALITGQQLVCDGGMH; this is translated from the coding sequence ATGAATCTCAGCGGTAAAGTGGCCCTCGTCACGGGCTCGTCGAAAGGCCTGGGCAGGGCTATCGTGCTGCGGCTGGCGGAACAGGGCGCCGACGTGGTCATCAACTACTCCCGCGACGCGTCCGCCGCGGAAGAGGTGAAAAAGGCGGCCGAGGCCCACGGTGTGAAGGCACTGGTGCACGCGGCCGATGTGTCTCAGGTGGACGGAATCGTCGACCTTTACGACGCGGCCGTCGCCGAGTTCGGCAAGATCGACATCGTCGTCGCCAACGCGGGCATGGAAAAGGTCAACATCCCCGTCACGGACGTCACCGAAGAGGACTTCGACCTCCTCTTCCGGGTGAACACCAAGGGCCCGTACTTCGTGCTGCGAGAGGCCGCCCGCCGCATCGCCGACGGTGGCCGCATCATCACCATCTCGTCGAACACCACGACGGTTCCGCAGCTGGGCGTCGGCCTCTACGGCACCAGCAAAATGGCCACCGGTTACCTCGTGAAGGTGCTCGCGATGGAGCTCGGCCCGCGCCGCGTCACCGTGAACACGGTGGTGCCCGGCCCGATCGACGGCGCGGGGATTTTCACGGACCCGGCCAACGACGATTACAAGCGCAGTTTGATCGAAATGGTCCCGATCGGGCGACTGGGCACCACGGAAGACGTCGCGGGTGTAACGGCATTTCTCGCCGGAGACGAAGCTGCGTTGATCACCGGACAGCAGCTCGTCTGCGACGGCGGAATGCACTGA
- a CDS encoding LysR family transcriptional regulator, which translates to MDLNLRLLKALEAVADEGSMTRAAGRLMMTQQAVSGQIRQLERVAGTPLVRRRSNGVELTAAGQVFLKQGRELLTACSAMVSEARLVGSGLSGRLRIAFKAQSTAHFLPDVESSLRRVAPDVEVDALAVHTLPDELDALAAGTADAAFLWLPIGDDRRFVTHWLLDEPRWVALPPGHRLATRASLKVSDLACEPIVGPRDGMPEAVVKFWFIDPRPDGTRAVYGPQGRTPEECLHHVAAGRGSWIAPASTAAYFPYPRLVWRPLEDATPLGLALIWLRENSNPLLDLLLEESKRVTRPTPV; encoded by the coding sequence GTGGACCTGAATCTGCGCCTGCTCAAAGCCCTCGAAGCCGTGGCCGACGAGGGCAGCATGACCCGCGCGGCCGGGCGGCTCATGATGACCCAGCAGGCGGTCAGCGGGCAGATCCGGCAGCTCGAGCGCGTGGCCGGCACCCCGCTGGTCCGGCGCCGGTCCAATGGCGTCGAGCTCACCGCGGCGGGGCAGGTGTTCCTGAAACAGGGGCGCGAACTGCTCACCGCGTGTTCGGCGATGGTCTCGGAAGCGCGGCTCGTCGGCTCGGGACTGTCCGGGCGGCTGCGGATCGCGTTCAAGGCGCAGAGCACCGCGCACTTCCTGCCGGACGTCGAGTCGTCGCTGCGCCGGGTCGCGCCCGACGTGGAGGTCGACGCCCTCGCGGTCCACACGCTGCCCGACGAGCTCGACGCCCTGGCCGCGGGCACCGCCGACGCCGCGTTCCTGTGGCTGCCCATCGGAGACGACCGCCGCTTCGTCACGCACTGGCTGCTCGACGAGCCACGCTGGGTCGCGCTGCCGCCGGGGCACCGCCTCGCCACTCGGGCGTCGCTGAAGGTGTCCGACCTGGCGTGCGAGCCGATCGTCGGGCCGCGCGACGGGATGCCCGAGGCGGTGGTGAAGTTCTGGTTCATCGACCCTCGGCCGGACGGCACCCGCGCGGTCTACGGGCCGCAGGGCCGGACGCCGGAGGAGTGCCTGCACCACGTGGCGGCCGGGCGCGGGTCTTGGATCGCGCCCGCGTCGACGGCCGCGTACTTCCCGTACCCGCGGCTGGTGTGGCGGCCGTTGGAGGACGCGACGCCGTTGGGGCTGGCGTTGATCTGGCTGCGGGAGAACTCGAACCCGCTGCTGGATCTGCTGCTGGAGGAGAGCAAGCGGGTGACGCGGCCGACGCCGGTGTGA
- a CDS encoding type II toxin-antitoxin system death-on-curing family toxin, with amino-acid sequence MTEYLTIHDLMVVARRVVRGELAVRDTGILAAAAARPRTSVFGEDAYPGVWEKAAALMESLGRGHPLIDGNKRLAWTATWFFLGLNDKPLRTPLDEDAAEPFVHDVVQGHLDLPRIAARLADFA; translated from the coding sequence ATGACCGAGTACCTGACGATCCACGACTTGATGGTCGTCGCGCGCCGGGTGGTGCGGGGTGAGCTCGCGGTGCGCGACACGGGCATCCTCGCGGCCGCCGCGGCGCGCCCGCGCACGTCGGTCTTCGGCGAGGACGCCTATCCCGGCGTGTGGGAGAAGGCCGCCGCGCTCATGGAGTCGCTCGGCCGCGGCCACCCCCTCATCGACGGCAACAAACGCCTCGCCTGGACCGCCACCTGGTTCTTCCTCGGCCTCAACGACAAACCCCTCCGCACGCCCCTCGACGAGGACGCCGCCGAACCCTTCGTCCACGACGTCGTCCAGGGCCACCTCGACCTGCCCCGCATCGCCGCACGCCTGGCCGACTTCGCCTAG
- a CDS encoding DUF3089 domain-containing protein, with protein MRKSVILLALTTVFGLAAAVPAVAASGVAPPGTAPLDHPVWVCLPGMAANPCNQNLAGDPQIATPGGGFTVGYPASPGRVTFDTTRVESGASVVEPFEPPAAPPVDCFFVYPTVDLLSNPTLQIGSLPPGPDDSAPAVTYAQVGPLLNHCRVFVPAYRQAPLAAHIVGVLTGTAPDYALGLEDVEQAWDTYWRDYNIDPVTHRRRGVVVIGHSQGAADAASLLRDRVDGHPDVQPSLVSALLLGGNVQVPTDRPAGGGSDPDAAFQHLPVCARASAAAPVPVGCVASYSSYKQPAGTVPPPGSTFGLSSTPGHRILCTNPAALLTGAAPDATTPLDTRLPTRTLVQGNALLPNGHLTAVLLGTSLPVFPTGFARYPDEFTGACEFRTVPGGTASWLQLSGGDALVGPPSSGGLGLHVDDFSLTLGDLTALVDAQTAQWEAVSR; from the coding sequence GTGCGGAAAAGCGTGATCCTGCTGGCTCTCACGACCGTGTTCGGCCTCGCGGCCGCCGTCCCGGCCGTCGCCGCGTCTGGTGTCGCCCCGCCGGGCACGGCGCCGCTCGACCACCCGGTGTGGGTGTGCCTGCCCGGCATGGCCGCGAACCCGTGCAACCAGAACCTGGCGGGTGACCCGCAGATCGCGACGCCCGGTGGCGGCTTCACGGTCGGCTACCCCGCGTCGCCGGGTCGGGTGACGTTCGACACCACTCGGGTGGAGTCGGGCGCGAGTGTGGTGGAACCGTTCGAGCCGCCGGCGGCCCCTCCGGTGGACTGCTTCTTCGTCTACCCGACCGTCGACCTGCTCTCGAATCCGACGCTGCAGATCGGCTCGCTGCCACCCGGCCCGGACGACTCCGCGCCCGCCGTGACCTACGCCCAGGTCGGTCCGTTGCTCAACCACTGCCGCGTGTTCGTGCCCGCGTACCGGCAGGCGCCGCTGGCCGCGCACATCGTCGGCGTGCTCACCGGAACGGCACCCGACTACGCGCTGGGCCTCGAAGACGTCGAACAGGCGTGGGACACGTACTGGCGCGACTACAACATCGACCCGGTCACGCACCGTCGCCGCGGGGTGGTCGTGATCGGCCACTCGCAGGGCGCCGCCGACGCGGCCTCGCTCTTGCGCGACCGCGTGGACGGCCACCCCGACGTGCAGCCCTCCTTGGTGAGCGCGCTGCTTCTCGGCGGCAACGTCCAGGTCCCCACCGACCGCCCGGCCGGCGGCGGCTCCGATCCGGACGCGGCTTTCCAGCACCTGCCCGTGTGCGCTCGCGCTTCGGCCGCGGCGCCCGTGCCGGTCGGCTGCGTGGCCAGTTACTCGTCGTACAAGCAACCGGCCGGAACGGTCCCGCCGCCCGGCTCCACCTTCGGCCTCTCTTCGACGCCCGGCCACCGCATCCTCTGCACCAACCCGGCCGCCCTGCTGACCGGCGCCGCGCCCGACGCGACGACCCCGCTCGACACCCGGCTCCCCACCCGGACTTTGGTGCAGGGCAACGCTCTTCTCCCCAACGGCCACCTCACCGCCGTCCTCCTCGGCACCTCGCTGCCGGTGTTCCCCACCGGCTTCGCCCGCTATCCCGACGAGTTCACCGGCGCGTGCGAGTTCCGCACCGTCCCCGGCGGCACCGCGTCCTGGCTCCAGCTCTCCGGCGGCGACGCCCTGGTGGGCCCTCCGAGCAGCGGCGGCCTCGGCCTCCATGTCGACGACTTCTCCCTGACGTTGGGCGACTTGACGGCTCTGGTCGACGCGCAAACGGCACAGTGGGAGGCGGTTTCGCGGTGA
- the bcp gene encoding thioredoxin-dependent thiol peroxidase: MTEQRLSSGDAAPDFALPDSTGKSVSLSDFRGQAVVVYFYPAAGTPGCTKQACDFRDSLAQLNDAGYQVLGISPDKPAKLAKFVENEQLTFPLLSDEDKHVLTAWGAFGEKKNYGRVYQGVIRSTFIVDAEGKIANAFYNVRATGHVAKLIRDLGIAA, from the coding sequence ATGACCGAGCAGCGACTCTCCTCCGGCGACGCCGCCCCCGACTTCGCCCTGCCCGACAGCACGGGCAAGAGCGTCTCCCTCAGCGACTTCCGCGGCCAGGCCGTCGTCGTGTACTTCTACCCGGCCGCCGGCACCCCCGGGTGCACCAAGCAGGCCTGCGACTTCCGCGACAGCCTCGCCCAGCTCAACGACGCCGGCTACCAGGTCCTCGGCATCTCCCCGGACAAGCCGGCGAAGCTCGCGAAGTTCGTCGAGAACGAGCAGCTGACCTTCCCCCTGCTCTCCGACGAGGACAAGCACGTCCTCACTGCATGGGGCGCCTTCGGCGAGAAGAAGAACTACGGCCGCGTCTACCAGGGCGTGATCCGCTCGACCTTCATCGTCGACGCGGAGGGCAAGATCGCGAACGCCTTCTACAACGTCCGCGCGACCGGTCACGTCGCGAAGCTGATCCGCGACCTCGGCATCGCCGCCTGA